The following nucleotide sequence is from Microbacterium arborescens.
TCAGGCGGGCTCCCGACATCCCGAACGCCTCGCGCGCCCGGGCGACGAGCGCGGGGATCGAGCCGTCGCCGCGCAGGACGCTGCCCGCGACCGCGGCGAGCAGCTCGGCCTCGGCGGCGGCGCGTCGTGCGGCGCGGGTGCCCCGGGCAGCCCGGTCGACGATCACGCTCACGAGCAGGGCGATCACGACGTAGAGCGCGAGCGCCCAGGTGTGCAGAGGGTCGGCGACCGTCACCGTGTAGAGGGGTGCGACGAAGAAGAAGTCGAGCGTCACCCCCGACATCACCGCCGCGAAGACCGCGGGCCACAGGCCCCCCACGAGCGCGACCACCACGACCAGCAGCTGATACGCCAGCACGTCGCTCGTGATCGACTCGGGACTCCGCAGTGCGACGAGCAGCCAGGTCAGCAGCGGGCCGCCGGTCAGCGCCACCACGAATCCGAGCATCCGGCGGCGCACACTCAGCGCGCCACCGGCCACGCGGGGCAGCGTGAAGCGACCGCCGGCGGCGGCGTGGGTCACGACGTGCACGTCGATGTCGCCCGATTCGCGGATCACGGTGGCACCGATGCCCGGGCCGCTGAGGGCCGCCGCGAGCCGGCCGCGACGGCTCACGCCGACGACGAGCTGCGACGCGTTGACCGACCGGGCGAACTCGACGAGGGCGGCGGGGATGTCGTCACCGACCACCTGGTGGTAGCTGCCGCCGAGCGATTCGACGAGGGCCCGCTGAGCGGCGAGGGCGGCCGGGTCGGCGGTGCGCAGCCCGTCTTGGCCCGACACGTGGACGGCCAGCAGCTCGCCGCCGGCCGAGCGGTCGACGATACGCGCGCCGCGCCGGATGAGCGTCTCACCCTCGGGGCCGCCGGTGAGCGCCACGACGACGCGCTCGCGCGCCTGCCAGGTGCCCCGGATGCCGTGCTCGGCGCGGTAGTCCTGCAGGGCGCTGTCGACCTCGTCGGCCAGCCACAGCAGCGCGAGCTCGCGCAGGGCGGTGAGGTTCCCCAGCCGGAAGTAGTTCGACAGGGCGGCGTCGATCCGCTCGGCGGGGTAGACGAGGCCGGCGGCCAGTCGGTCGCGCAGTGACGGCGGCGCGAGGTCGACGAGCTCGATCGGGTCGGCCGAGCGCACGACGGCATCCGGCACCGTCTCGCGCTGCGCGACGCCGGTGATCTGCTCGACGACGTCGCCCAGCGACTCGATGTGCTGGACGTTGACGGTCGTGATGACGTCGATGCCGGCATCCCGCAGCTCCTCGACATCCTGCCAGCGCTTCTCGTTGCGCGACCCGCCGACGTTGGTGTGGGCGAGCTCGTCGACGAGCGCGACGCGCGGAGCTCGGGCGAGGACGGCCTCGAGGTCCATCTCGTCGAGGGTGACGCCGCGGTGCTCGAGGCGCCGCCGCGGAACGATCGGCAGGCCCGCGGCCATCGCCGCTGTCGCGGCCCGGCCGTGGGTCTCGACGATCGCGACGACGACGTCGACTCCGGCATCCTGCAGCCGGCGACCTTCCTCGAGCATCTCGTAGGTCTTGCCGACGCCCGGCGCCGCGC
It contains:
- a CDS encoding sensor histidine kinase — protein: MKRGRLRVLLGAAPGVGKTYEMLEEGRRLQDAGVDVVVAIVETHGRAATAAMAAGLPIVPRRRLEHRGVTLDEMDLEAVLARAPRVALVDELAHTNVGGSRNEKRWQDVEELRDAGIDVITTVNVQHIESLGDVVEQITGVAQRETVPDAVVRSADPIELVDLAPPSLRDRLAAGLVYPAERIDAALSNYFRLGNLTALRELALLWLADEVDSALQDYRAEHGIRGTWQARERVVVALTGGPEGETLIRRGARIVDRSAGGELLAVHVSGQDGLRTADPAALAAQRALVESLGGSYHQVVGDDIPAALVEFARSVNASQLVVGVSRRGRLAAALSGPGIGATVIRESGDIDVHVVTHAAAGGRFTLPRVAGGALSVRRRMLGFVVALTGGPLLTWLLVALRSPESITSDVLAYQLLVVVVALVGGLWPAVFAAVMSGVTLDFFFVAPLYTVTVADPLHTWALALYVVIALLVSVIVDRAARGTRAARRAAAEAELLAAVAGSVLRGDGSIPALVARAREAFGMSGARLIAADGTVIAADGEPVRDDRHLRVNVGREAVLELHGSESEQLDGSERRLLDVVVAQLAAALEQADLQRAASSASVLAETDRVRSALLSAASHDLRRPLAAAVAALGGLRAAGPALDESDRYELLATADESLGTLTSLVTDLLDVSRIEAGALAVALQPVDTADAVLAAVDELGLGPAAVELALDEAIDPVLADPVLLQRVIVNVLANAHRHSPADTPVRISTSSLGGRAQIRVIDHGPGIPLERHGDVFAPFQRLGDTDNTTGLGLGLALSRGFTEGMQGQLMPEQTPGGGLTMVIELPLASSAAQEGRIEA